The Rhodospirillales bacterium genome includes a window with the following:
- a CDS encoding Fic family protein: protein MNPVISAASGEAEDHGERTARMGPLLITEGSKHRAELTDLVVELAIRSTGFRRSLPDGVLMGLATLVRAMNCYYSNLIEGHDVHPVDIERALKGDYSTEPEQRDLQLEAKAHIEVQKWIDGGGLKDRAVTVAGLTETHRRFCQLLPDALRWIEEPDTKERVAVIPGAFRERHVRVGRHSPVSPSAVPRFLDRFEAVYSRLGTTDTIMASAAAHHRLLWIHPFLDGNGRVARMMSYAMLRDALDTGGVWSIARGLARHADAYKAQLAACDLSRRNDLDGRGNLSEQALAEFTRFFLRLCIDQVQFMGGLVTLERLHSRIMVWAEEEERVGTLPMKSGAVLEAVLFRGELPRGDLPNLLGTRERQARRVTSALLKHGALQSESSHAPLRLAFPARLASRWLPGLFPEAAD from the coding sequence ATGAATCCGGTCATATCTGCGGCCTCCGGCGAGGCTGAGGACCACGGCGAACGCACTGCTCGGATGGGTCCCCTGCTCATTACCGAAGGATCCAAGCACCGCGCGGAACTCACCGATCTGGTCGTCGAACTGGCGATCCGGTCGACCGGATTCCGGCGCAGCCTGCCGGACGGCGTGCTGATGGGGCTCGCCACGCTCGTCCGCGCGATGAACTGCTACTACAGCAACCTGATCGAGGGGCACGACGTCCATCCGGTTGACATCGAACGCGCGCTCAAGGGCGACTACAGCACCGAGCCCGAACAACGCGATCTCCAGCTTGAGGCGAAGGCCCATATCGAAGTCCAGAAATGGATCGACGGCGGCGGCCTGAAGGATCGCGCGGTGACGGTTGCCGGCCTCACGGAAACCCATCGCCGATTTTGCCAGCTGCTCCCTGACGCACTGCGCTGGATCGAAGAGCCAGACACGAAGGAGCGTGTTGCCGTTATCCCTGGCGCCTTTCGCGAACGCCACGTGCGGGTGGGTCGGCATTCCCCGGTCAGCCCCAGCGCGGTGCCGCGTTTCCTTGACCGGTTCGAGGCCGTCTACAGCCGCCTTGGCACGACGGACACGATCATGGCCTCCGCCGCTGCCCATCACCGCCTCCTCTGGATCCATCCGTTTCTGGATGGCAACGGGCGGGTCGCCCGCATGATGTCTTACGCCATGCTCCGGGACGCACTCGACACCGGTGGCGTCTGGTCGATCGCACGGGGGCTTGCGCGCCACGCCGACGCCTACAAGGCGCAACTGGCAGCCTGCGACCTGTCTCGCCGGAACGATCTCGACGGACGCGGAAACTTGAGCGAACAGGCACTGGCGGAGTTCACGCGGTTTTTTCTCCGCTTGTGCATCGACCAGGTACAGTTCATGGGAGGGCTGGTTACCCTTGAGCGCCTGCACAGCAGAATCATGGTCTGGGCGGAAGAAGAAGAACGCGTCGGCACCCTGCCCATGAAATCAGGCGCCGTGCTGGAGGCGGTGTTGTTCCGCGGCGAACTGCCGCGCGGCGACCTTCCGAACCTGTTGGGAACGAGGGAACGGCAAGCCCGTCGGGTGACCTCTGCCCTGCTGAAGCACGGAGCCTTGCAGTCCGAATCCTCGCACGCCCCGCTTCGGCTCGCTTTCCCGGCACGACTGGCGTCGCGTTGGCTGCCGGGACTGTTCCCGGAAGCAGCAGACTAA
- a CDS encoding type II toxin-antitoxin system RelB/DinJ family antitoxin gives MPADAVVRARIDRDTKDRAADALRAMGLSMSDAIRLLLLRVAEERRLPFAVEVPNSLTVQAIQELEEGRGKPFADAEELFEDVGI, from the coding sequence ATGCCGGCGGATGCAGTCGTGCGAGCCCGGATTGATCGGGACACCAAGGACCGGGCGGCGGACGCGCTCCGGGCGATGGGTCTTTCGATGTCAGATGCAATCCGTCTCTTGCTGTTGCGGGTGGCAGAGGAAAGGCGTCTTCCGTTCGCGGTTGAGGTGCCGAATTCCTTGACCGTCCAGGCGATCCAGGAGCTTGAAGAGGGCAGGGGCAAACCGTTCGCCGACGCCGAGGAGTTGTTCGAGGACGTTGGTATCTGA
- a CDS encoding type II toxin-antitoxin system YafQ family toxin, which translates to MVSELLTPVRSTQFKRDVARARRRGKHLAKLRALLTALVRQHPLPARYRDHALRGPWTGYRDVHLEPDWILIYRVREGKLYLARTGTHADLFRE; encoded by the coding sequence TTGGTATCTGAACTGCTGACCCCGGTCCGTTCGACGCAATTCAAGCGAGACGTCGCAAGGGCGCGCAGACGGGGCAAGCACCTGGCCAAACTGCGAGCGTTGCTGACCGCACTGGTTCGACAACACCCCCTGCCGGCACGGTATCGGGACCATGCATTGCGCGGTCCCTGGACCGGTTATCGGGATGTCCACCTCGAACCAGACTGGATCCTGATCTACCGGGTTCGCGAGGGGAAACTGTATTTGGCCCGTACCGGAACCCACGCCGATCTGTTCCGGGAATAA
- a CDS encoding thiolase, with the protein MTGLRGAASIVGAGTYGLGEAPGLSELEITAGAVQAALDDAGLRPSDVDGVFCASMTFNMGSLTLCEYLGIAPKFSDSSMIGGSSSLAHLLTAMMAIATGQCDVALVAYGSNQRSMSGRLVSTSRPDPFESPYGPRQPITSYALAASRHMHEYGTTRKQLAEVATAARAWAAMNPDAFLREPLSIEDVLNSRPISDPFTVRDCCLVTDGGGAVILTSPERARDLERPPVPVLGGAMAHWHRAITNMPDLTVTAASDSGPRAYAMAGVSVDDIDLVQVYDAFTINTIMFLEDLGFCAKGEGGAFVEDGAIAPGGRLVVNTNGGGLSCCHPGMYGIFPLIEAVRQLRGDCGERQQSNPEIALAHGNGGLFSSQVTLILGADGTV; encoded by the coding sequence ATGACCGGGCTCCGGGGAGCGGCGTCGATCGTCGGCGCCGGCACGTACGGCCTCGGCGAGGCCCCCGGGCTCAGCGAGCTCGAGATCACAGCCGGCGCGGTGCAGGCGGCGCTCGACGACGCAGGGCTGCGTCCGTCCGACGTCGACGGGGTCTTCTGCGCCTCGATGACCTTCAACATGGGCTCACTCACCCTCTGCGAGTACCTGGGCATCGCGCCCAAGTTCTCGGATTCGTCGATGATCGGCGGCTCCTCGAGCCTGGCGCATCTGCTGACGGCGATGATGGCAATCGCAACGGGGCAGTGCGACGTGGCCCTCGTCGCCTACGGCAGCAACCAGCGGTCCATGTCAGGCCGCCTCGTGTCGACCTCGAGGCCCGATCCGTTCGAGAGTCCGTACGGACCACGCCAGCCGATCACCTCCTATGCGCTCGCCGCCTCGCGCCACATGCACGAGTACGGCACCACGCGCAAGCAGCTGGCGGAGGTGGCGACGGCAGCGCGCGCCTGGGCGGCCATGAACCCCGACGCCTTTCTCCGCGAGCCCCTCTCGATCGAGGACGTCCTCAATTCGCGACCGATCAGCGATCCCTTCACGGTGCGCGACTGCTGCCTAGTCACGGACGGCGGCGGCGCGGTCATCCTCACCTCGCCCGAGCGCGCCCGCGATCTCGAGCGCCCGCCGGTCCCGGTGCTCGGTGGCGCGATGGCCCACTGGCACCGCGCCATCACCAACATGCCGGATCTGACGGTGACGGCCGCGAGCGACTCGGGCCCACGCGCCTATGCGATGGCCGGCGTGTCGGTGGACGACATCGACCTCGTGCAGGTGTACGACGCGTTCACGATCAACACGATCATGTTCCTCGAGGACCTCGGCTTCTGCGCCAAGGGCGAGGGCGGCGCCTTCGTCGAGGACGGCGCGATCGCCCCCGGCGGCAGGCTCGTGGTCAACACCAACGGCGGCGGCCTCTCGTGCTGCCATCCCGGCATGTACGGGATCTTCCCGCTCATCGAGGCGGTGCGGCAGCTGCGCGGCGACTGCGGCGAGCGCCAGCAATCCAACCCGGAGATCGCCCTCGCGCACGGGAACGGCGGCCTGTTCTCGAGCCAGGTCACGTTGATCCTCGGTGCCGACGGGACGGTTTAG
- a CDS encoding Zn-ribbon domain-containing OB-fold protein has protein sequence MRMPADTAKPGPEQAYFDALADGRFMLQHCDDCGRSIFYPRALCPHCGGSELSECEASGRGTVHATSVVRRRPEQGPPYNVALIDLEEGPRMMSRVETIAPEAVRIGMAVTAVIDRSGDDPMVVFHPAESSS, from the coding sequence ATGCGCATGCCAGCCGACACCGCCAAACCGGGCCCGGAACAGGCCTACTTCGATGCCCTGGCCGACGGGCGCTTCATGCTGCAGCACTGCGACGACTGCGGGCGCAGCATCTTCTACCCGCGCGCCCTGTGTCCCCACTGTGGCGGCAGCGAACTCAGCGAGTGCGAGGCATCCGGGCGCGGCACCGTCCATGCCACCAGCGTCGTCCGCCGCCGCCCCGAACAGGGACCGCCCTACAACGTCGCGCTGATCGACCTCGAAGAGGGGCCCCGCATGATGAGCCGGGTTGAGACCATCGCGCCCGAGGCCGTGCGGATCGGCATGGCCGTCACCGCCGTGATCGACCGCTCCGGCGACGATCCCATGGTCGTGTTCCATCCGGCGGAGTCGAGCTCATGA
- a CDS encoding NAD(P)-dependent oxidoreductase, translating into MNPAQSRRFRRLLLTGAAGALGTVLREHLPALADVLRVSDREPLGPAREREEVVPCDLGDAAGMQALTRDVDAVVHMGGVSGEAPFADLHHGNILGMYHLFEGCRKNGVGRVVWASSNHAIGFYPRTRTIDATVPQRPDTNYGLTKAFGEDLAQYYNDKYGIEAVSLRIGSCRDLPIDRRMLATWLSYPDLVHLVERSLIAPAVGHTVVFGVSANHESFWDNRAAAALGFRPRDNAEAYRADIEASTPPVGPDDPLVKYQGGQFVAMPHADDDAT; encoded by the coding sequence GTGAACCCAGCACAATCGAGGCGCTTCCGGCGCCTCCTGCTGACCGGTGCCGCCGGCGCCCTGGGCACGGTGCTCCGCGAGCACCTCCCGGCCCTCGCCGACGTCCTCCGGGTGTCGGACCGCGAGCCGCTCGGCCCGGCGCGGGAGCGCGAGGAGGTGGTCCCGTGCGACCTCGGCGACGCGGCCGGGATGCAGGCGCTCACCCGCGACGTCGATGCCGTCGTCCACATGGGCGGGGTCTCCGGCGAAGCCCCGTTCGCCGACCTCCACCACGGCAACATCCTCGGGATGTACCACCTGTTCGAGGGATGCCGGAAGAACGGGGTCGGACGCGTCGTCTGGGCCAGTTCCAACCACGCGATCGGCTTCTATCCCCGCACCCGGACCATCGACGCGACGGTACCGCAGCGTCCCGACACCAACTACGGGCTCACCAAGGCGTTCGGCGAGGACCTCGCGCAGTACTACAACGACAAGTACGGAATCGAGGCGGTGTCGCTGCGGATCGGCTCCTGCCGGGACCTGCCCATCGACCGGCGGATGCTCGCGACCTGGCTCTCGTACCCGGACCTCGTGCACCTCGTGGAGCGCTCCCTCATCGCACCGGCGGTCGGACACACGGTGGTCTTCGGGGTGTCGGCCAACCACGAGTCGTTCTGGGACAACCGCGCGGCCGCCGCGCTCGGCTTCCGGCCCAGGGACAACGCCGAAGCATACCGCGCCGACATCGAGGCCTCGACGCCGCCCGTCGGCCCGGACGACCCGCTGGTCAAGTACCAGGGCGGCCAGTTTGTGGCCATGCCGCACGCGGACGACGACGCGACGTAA
- a CDS encoding cob(I)yrinic acid a,c-diamide adenosyltransferase, whose product MARDPSTVVRLDRIYTRGGDQGRTSLGNGQRVLKHALRIRAGGAIDEANAYIGIARLHVSQAADAMLARIQNDLFDAGADLTTPARRGRRAGNLRISAAQVQRLEGEIDELNARLAPLTSFILPGGTSASAHLHVARAIVRRAEVELSALAARAVVRNELLAYVNRLSDHLFVLARTEAARAGGDVLWVPGANQ is encoded by the coding sequence ATGGCGCGCGACCCGTCAACCGTAGTCCGGCTCGACCGCATCTACACGCGCGGTGGCGACCAAGGCCGAACGTCGCTCGGCAACGGACAACGGGTGCTGAAACATGCTCTCCGGATCCGCGCGGGCGGCGCGATCGATGAAGCGAACGCCTACATCGGCATTGCTCGGCTGCACGTCTCGCAGGCCGCCGACGCCATGCTGGCCCGCATCCAGAACGACCTCTTCGATGCCGGCGCCGACCTCACCACGCCCGCCCGGCGCGGCCGGCGGGCCGGGAATCTCCGGATCTCCGCCGCACAGGTGCAGCGCCTCGAGGGCGAAATCGACGAGCTCAACGCGCGGTTGGCGCCGCTGACCTCGTTCATCCTGCCGGGTGGCACCAGCGCTTCGGCCCATCTCCACGTCGCCCGGGCCATCGTCCGGCGGGCCGAGGTCGAACTGAGCGCGCTCGCCGCCCGCGCCGTGGTGCGGAATGAGCTGCTCGCCTACGTCAACCGCCTCTCGGACCACCTCTTCGTCCTCGCACGGACCGAGGCGGCGCGGGCTGGCGGCGACGTCCTCTGGGTACCGGGCGCCAACCAGTGA
- a CDS encoding M20 family metallopeptidase, producing the protein MPVINRIAGGSDAMIEWRRDFHRHPELAYKEHRTAKRVAELLRSFGVDEVVEGIGGTGVVGRIRNGSGPSVGLRADMDALPIHEQNSCEHASSADGVMHACGHDGHTTMLLGAAQYLSETRNFEGDVVLVFQPAEEGFAGAKAMLDDGLFERFPVRNIFGMHNMPGLEQGKLRVAPGPIMAAADNFKVTVQGKGAHGAMPHQSVDPIIAGAAIVQAVQTLVSRTSDPKNTLVISVTQFHAGDAYNVIPDSAELCGTIRYFSPETGEMVRKRFPEVCETVARGLGATADVDYQRGYPPTVNHAEETAFAGRVASEITGEAVTTEQMQVMGSEDFSFFLLERPGAYAWIGNGDSASLHNPSYDFNDDNLAIGASFLARIAEDALRVTD; encoded by the coding sequence ATGCCGGTCATTAACCGTATTGCGGGCGGAAGCGACGCCATGATCGAGTGGCGCCGCGATTTTCACCGCCATCCCGAACTTGCCTACAAGGAACACCGGACCGCGAAGCGGGTCGCCGAGTTGCTCCGCTCCTTCGGCGTGGACGAGGTCGTCGAGGGAATCGGGGGCACCGGCGTGGTCGGTCGGATCCGGAACGGCAGCGGCCCCTCGGTCGGGCTCCGCGCCGACATGGACGCGCTCCCGATCCACGAGCAGAACTCCTGCGAGCACGCCTCCTCGGCGGACGGCGTGATGCATGCCTGCGGCCACGACGGGCACACGACCATGCTGCTTGGCGCCGCCCAGTACTTGTCGGAGACGCGGAACTTCGAGGGCGACGTGGTGCTGGTGTTCCAGCCGGCGGAGGAAGGCTTCGCGGGTGCCAAGGCGATGCTCGACGACGGCCTCTTCGAGCGGTTCCCGGTGCGCAACATCTTCGGCATGCACAACATGCCGGGCCTCGAGCAGGGAAAGCTTCGGGTGGCGCCCGGGCCGATCATGGCCGCAGCCGACAACTTCAAGGTCACGGTGCAGGGCAAGGGGGCGCACGGCGCGATGCCCCACCAGTCGGTCGATCCGATCATCGCCGGAGCGGCGATCGTGCAGGCGGTGCAGACGCTGGTGTCGCGGACGAGCGATCCCAAGAACACGCTCGTGATCTCGGTAACCCAGTTCCACGCGGGCGACGCGTACAACGTGATCCCCGACAGCGCCGAGCTCTGCGGGACGATCCGCTACTTCTCGCCTGAGACCGGCGAGATGGTCCGGAAGCGCTTCCCGGAGGTGTGCGAGACCGTGGCCCGCGGGCTGGGCGCCACGGCCGACGTCGACTACCAGCGGGGCTACCCGCCCACGGTGAACCACGCCGAGGAAACGGCCTTCGCCGGCCGGGTCGCCTCCGAGATCACCGGCGAAGCCGTGACGACCGAGCAGATGCAGGTGATGGGATCGGAGGACTTCTCGTTCTTCCTCCTGGAGCGCCCGGGAGCCTACGCCTGGATCGGAAATGGCGATTCGGCCTCCCTCCACAACCCGAGCTACGACTTCAACGACGACAACCTTGCGATCGGCGCGAGCTTCCTTGCCCGGATCGCCGAAGATGCGCTGCGTGTCACGGACTAG
- a CDS encoding ABC transporter substrate-binding protein: MRCVSRTSAALALAASIALALPASAETVLRAVVHADLKNIDPIWTTAYITRNHGYMVYDTLFAVDAEFNVQPQMVDTWEVSDDGLTWTFRLRDGLAWHDGAPVTAADCVASIRRWGARDGMGQKLMDVTAALEAVDDATFRLTLTQPYGLVLESLSKASSNVLFIMPERHALTDPFEQVPEVIGSGPFVFVADEWVPGARVVYVRNEAYVPRSEPPSWGAGGKVAKVDRVEWLYVPDTATAMNALLAGEIDYFELPPHDLLPIMEASPDVTVKRLDPVGVQGHIRLNHLYPPFDHPKAREAMLWLVEQPRFLRAVVGNEEHWRSCPAYFGCGSPYETDAGAEALMGFDPELAQSLLEEAGYDGRPVVLMQPTDVAILSGAALMLAGVLRDAGVNVELQAMDWSTLTSRRALDAPPEENGWNIFPTWFIGMDVVHPLASVVTSGGCRERAWFGWPCDPVMEELREAFAFENDPGQRFARAEAVQQQAFALVPYVNFGEWFNPVAFRSDLEGILESPIPLFWNIAKR, from the coding sequence ATGCGCTGCGTGTCACGGACTAGCGCCGCCCTCGCGCTCGCGGCCTCGATCGCGCTGGCCCTCCCGGCCAGCGCGGAGACCGTGCTCCGGGCCGTGGTGCACGCGGATCTCAAGAACATCGATCCGATCTGGACCACGGCCTACATCACCCGCAACCACGGGTACATGGTCTACGACACGCTGTTCGCGGTCGATGCGGAGTTCAACGTGCAGCCGCAGATGGTCGACACCTGGGAGGTGTCCGACGACGGGCTGACCTGGACGTTCCGGCTGCGGGACGGGCTCGCCTGGCACGACGGCGCGCCGGTGACGGCGGCCGACTGCGTCGCCTCGATCCGTCGCTGGGGGGCGCGCGACGGCATGGGCCAGAAGCTCATGGACGTCACCGCGGCGCTCGAGGCGGTGGACGACGCGACGTTCCGCCTGACCCTCACGCAGCCGTACGGGCTGGTGCTGGAGTCGCTCTCCAAGGCGAGTTCGAACGTGCTCTTCATCATGCCGGAGCGGCACGCGCTGACCGATCCCTTCGAGCAGGTCCCCGAGGTGATCGGGTCCGGGCCGTTCGTGTTCGTGGCCGACGAGTGGGTCCCGGGCGCCAGGGTCGTCTACGTCAGGAACGAGGCCTACGTGCCGCGGAGCGAACCGCCGAGCTGGGGTGCCGGCGGCAAGGTGGCGAAGGTCGACCGCGTGGAGTGGCTCTACGTCCCCGACACCGCGACGGCCATGAACGCGCTCCTCGCCGGGGAGATCGACTACTTCGAGCTCCCGCCGCACGACCTCCTGCCGATCATGGAGGCGTCGCCCGACGTCACGGTGAAGCGCCTGGACCCGGTCGGCGTGCAGGGGCACATCCGCCTCAACCACCTGTACCCGCCGTTCGACCACCCGAAGGCCCGCGAGGCGATGCTGTGGCTGGTGGAGCAGCCCCGGTTCCTCCGCGCCGTGGTGGGGAACGAGGAGCACTGGCGCTCGTGCCCGGCGTACTTCGGCTGCGGCAGCCCCTACGAGACCGACGCCGGGGCGGAGGCGCTGATGGGGTTCGACCCCGAGCTGGCACAGTCGCTCCTCGAGGAGGCGGGCTACGACGGCCGGCCCGTCGTGCTGATGCAGCCGACCGACGTCGCGATCCTGAGCGGCGCGGCGCTGATGCTGGCGGGCGTCCTGCGGGACGCCGGGGTGAACGTGGAGCTCCAGGCGATGGACTGGAGCACGCTCACCAGCCGCCGCGCGCTCGACGCGCCGCCGGAGGAGAACGGCTGGAACATCTTCCCCACGTGGTTCATCGGCATGGACGTCGTGCACCCGCTTGCGAGCGTGGTGACGAGTGGCGGGTGCCGCGAGCGGGCGTGGTTCGGCTGGCCGTGCGATCCGGTGATGGAGGAGCTCCGCGAGGCGTTCGCGTTCGAGAACGACCCGGGACAGCGCTTCGCGCGCGCCGAAGCAGTGCAGCAGCAGGCATTCGCGCTGGTGCCGTACGTGAACTTCGGGGAATGGTTCAACCCGGTGGCGTTCCGGTCCGACCTCGAGGGCATCCTCGAATCGCCGATCCCGCTCTTCTGGAACATCGCGAAGCGTTGA
- a CDS encoding ABC transporter permease, whose product MTGFLLQRLLATIPVMAVVAVVVFLLLHLGPGDPAAVIAGDYATPEDIERIRDRLGLNEPLHVQFLTWIGQVLTGDLGISIFSNLPVAQLIAQRVEPTLALSIGTLILTVVVAVPLGVAAAWRAGGWLDRCLMGGAALAFAVPVFVIGYILIYVFAIKLSLLPVQGYRPLADGAVPFLRHLALPVVALSFVFIALIARVTRASVLEVLGEDYIRTARAKGVTTFRLLRRHALRPALVPVVTVIGIAFALLVGGVVVTESVFNIPGLGRLTVDSVLRRDYPVIQGLILVFSAAYVITNLIVDLLYSVLDPRIRE is encoded by the coding sequence GTGACCGGCTTCCTGCTGCAGCGGCTGCTGGCCACCATCCCGGTGATGGCGGTCGTGGCCGTCGTCGTCTTCCTGCTGCTGCACCTGGGACCGGGTGACCCGGCGGCGGTGATCGCCGGCGACTACGCGACGCCCGAGGACATCGAGCGCATCCGCGACCGGCTCGGGCTCAACGAGCCGCTCCACGTGCAGTTCCTGACCTGGATCGGCCAGGTGCTGACGGGCGATCTCGGGATCTCGATCTTCTCGAACCTGCCGGTCGCACAGCTGATCGCGCAGCGCGTCGAACCGACGCTCGCGCTCTCGATCGGGACGCTGATCCTGACGGTCGTGGTCGCGGTGCCGCTGGGCGTGGCCGCGGCCTGGCGGGCAGGCGGCTGGCTCGACCGCTGCCTCATGGGTGGCGCGGCGCTCGCCTTCGCGGTGCCGGTCTTCGTGATCGGCTACATCCTGATCTACGTCTTCGCGATCAAGCTCTCGCTGCTGCCCGTCCAGGGCTACCGGCCCCTGGCGGACGGCGCCGTGCCCTTCCTCCGCCACCTGGCGCTGCCGGTGGTGGCGCTCTCGTTCGTCTTCATCGCGTTGATCGCCCGGGTGACCCGCGCGAGCGTGCTCGAGGTGCTGGGCGAGGACTACATCCGGACCGCGCGCGCGAAGGGGGTGACCACGTTCCGGCTGCTCCGTCGGCATGCCCTCCGCCCGGCGCTGGTGCCGGTGGTGACGGTGATCGGCATTGCCTTCGCGCTGCTCGTGGGCGGGGTGGTGGTGACGGAGAGCGTCTTCAACATTCCGGGCCTCGGCCGGCTCACGGTCGATTCGGTGCTCCGGCGCGACTACCCGGTGATCCAGGGGCTGATCCTCGTGTTCAGCGCCGCCTACGTGATCACCAACCTGATCGTGGATCTGCTGTACAGCGTGCTCGATCCGAGGATCCGCGAATGA
- a CDS encoding ABC transporter permease → MNAIRRNRSVQIGMALLALVVVTAVLAPPIAGMDPLRMTPEDRLTSPVAAHPFGTDMFGRDILARTLHGGRVSLSVGLMVAAVALAAGLGIGLVAGYVRGVDRIVMRVMDGIMAIPGILLAIALIALSGATLTTVVVAIAVPEVPRVVRLVRSVVLAVREEPYVEAAVAAGARLPRLLVRHVLPNTLAPLIVQGSYVCASAMIVESILGFLGAGMPPEVPSWGNVMAEGRTFFQIAPWILFFPGAFLAVTVLSVNLLGDGLRDTLDPRLRGRFQ, encoded by the coding sequence ATGAACGCGATCCGCCGGAACCGCTCGGTCCAGATCGGGATGGCGCTCCTCGCGCTGGTGGTGGTGACCGCGGTGCTGGCGCCGCCGATCGCCGGCATGGACCCCCTCCGGATGACTCCGGAGGACCGGCTCACGAGCCCCGTGGCGGCGCACCCCTTCGGGACCGACATGTTCGGGCGCGACATCCTGGCGCGGACGCTCCACGGCGGGCGCGTCTCGCTGAGCGTCGGGCTCATGGTGGCCGCGGTGGCGCTCGCGGCCGGGCTCGGGATCGGCCTGGTCGCCGGCTACGTCCGGGGGGTCGACCGGATCGTGATGCGGGTCATGGACGGGATCATGGCGATCCCCGGCATCCTGCTCGCGATCGCGCTGATCGCGCTTTCGGGCGCCACGCTCACGACGGTGGTCGTCGCGATCGCGGTGCCGGAGGTGCCGCGCGTGGTGCGCCTCGTGCGGAGCGTCGTGCTGGCGGTCCGGGAAGAGCCCTACGTCGAGGCGGCCGTCGCGGCCGGCGCCCGGCTGCCGCGGCTCTTGGTCCGCCACGTGCTCCCCAACACGCTGGCTCCCCTGATCGTGCAGGGAAGCTACGTCTGCGCCTCGGCGATGATCGTCGAGTCGATCCTCGGGTTCCTGGGCGCGGGCATGCCGCCCGAGGTGCCGAGCTGGGGGAACGTGATGGCCGAGGGGCGCACCTTCTTCCAGATCGCACCCTGGATCCTGTTCTTCCCGGGCGCCTTCCTCGCGGTGACCGTGCTGTCGGTCAACCTGCTGGGCGACGGGCTCCGGGACACGCTCGATCCGCGGCTCCGGGGGCGGTTCCAGTGA